In the genome of Desulfofarcimen acetoxidans DSM 771, one region contains:
- the dprA gene encoding DNA-processing protein DprA, which yields MDDRMYCLFWQIIAPASARRVWQLDNHFGSLKAAWEAPEKEIRSLFGTKVDAADALLRARNTFDPVREKEKLNNIGADFITYKDHNYPENLRAIYDPPPALFVMGQITNADQLAVALVGSRKATSYGLSVAEQLSVALVKSGISIVSGMARGIDSAAHKGCLSAYGRTIAVLGSGLNVIYPRENRKLMERIAASGAVISEFPLDSQPEAWHFPMRNRIISGLSRAVVVIEAGEKSGALITADFALEQGRDVMAVPGSIGSPLSRGPHKLIKQGAKLVENAGDILDELGITTLFPVEESTNASVALNRDEETVFGLISVNPVHFDEIVDKSNLPAQKVLASLMFLELKNLVRQLPGRQYALCKFING from the coding sequence TTGGATGATAGGATGTATTGTTTATTCTGGCAGATTATAGCCCCGGCATCAGCCAGGCGGGTGTGGCAGTTGGATAATCATTTTGGTTCTTTAAAAGCTGCTTGGGAAGCACCGGAAAAGGAAATACGTTCATTATTCGGAACTAAAGTCGACGCGGCAGATGCTTTGCTAAGGGCTAGGAATACTTTTGATCCGGTTAGAGAGAAAGAAAAACTAAATAATATCGGGGCAGATTTCATAACATATAAGGATCACAATTATCCCGAAAACCTGCGAGCGATTTATGACCCGCCACCTGCTCTTTTTGTTATGGGGCAAATAACAAATGCTGATCAACTGGCCGTGGCCCTGGTCGGATCCAGAAAAGCTACTTCCTATGGATTGTCTGTTGCCGAACAGTTGTCCGTGGCATTGGTTAAATCAGGAATAAGCATAGTGAGCGGGATGGCTCGTGGCATAGACAGCGCTGCACATAAAGGTTGTTTGTCTGCCTACGGTAGAACAATAGCGGTATTGGGAAGCGGCTTAAATGTTATCTACCCTAGAGAAAACCGTAAGCTAATGGAGAGAATTGCTGCCTCAGGGGCGGTAATCAGCGAATTTCCGTTGGACTCCCAACCGGAAGCCTGGCATTTTCCCATGCGCAACCGTATTATCAGCGGGCTTTCCCGTGCCGTTGTGGTGATAGAGGCGGGGGAAAAGAGCGGTGCTTTAATTACAGCCGACTTTGCTTTAGAGCAGGGCAGAGATGTTATGGCAGTGCCTGGCAGCATCGGCAGCCCACTGAGTCGCGGGCCACATAAATTAATCAAACAGGGTGCTAAATTGGTGGAAAATGCAGGTGATATTCTTGATGAATTAGGTATTACCACTTTATTCCCGGTCGAAGAAAGTACCAACGCTTCTGTGGCATTAAACAGGGATGAAGAGACTGTTTTCGGTCTAATCTCTGTTAATCCTGTCCATTTTGATGAGATAGTTGATAAATCTAATCTGCCGGCTCAGAAGGTTTTAGCTTCCTTGATGTTTTTGGAGTTAAAAAACCTGGTACGCCAGCTGCCGGGACGGCAGTATGCCCTGTGTAAGTTTATCAATGGTTAA
- the topA gene encoding type I DNA topoisomerase, producing the protein MSTTLVIVESPAKAKSIGKFLGKKYTVKASMGHVRDLPKSQFGVDVEAGFMPKYITIRGKGDTIKELRSAVKKADTVLLASDPDREGEAIAWHLQKLLKIEDNQPCRIEFNEITKQAIQNAVTHPRKIDYNRVNAQQARRILDRLVGYNLSPLLWRKVRKGLSAGRVQSVAVRLICEREEEIDSFEQVEYWTLTGKFLKAKAGFEGKLLKYRGEKLEVSDEESMQKILQALEGSSYVIEKVSRRERSRRPAAPFTTSSMQQEAYRKLNFTARKTMVVAQQLYEGLDLGKEGSTGLVTYIRTDSTRVSGTAKEEAKEYIDKQFGQAYTGEQDGEIKGQKERKIQDAHEAIRPTSVFREPDQVKKFLTPEQYKLYRLIWSRFVASQMSPAIIDTTSVDIAAGEYTFRSAGSIVKFSGFMKVYTEGNDDGQKEEIKTLPELAEGEKLELTELLPKQHFTQPPPRYTDASLIKLLEENGIGRPSTYAPIVETIQKRGYVSRENKQFFPTELGFVVVEMLKEHFPEIIDVEFTADMEKKLDHIEEGDTDWIKILEEFYGPFHETMEKAEEAIGKIELQDEVTEEICELCGRNMVIKFGRFGKFLACPGFPDCRNTKPLLEPTGVTCPLCSGEVVLRRTKKGRKFYGCSRYPECDFVTWDLPTNEKCPSCNSMMVKKSSKNKQMLSCVNQECKLKIEMSEDKK; encoded by the coding sequence TTGTCAACAACCTTGGTTATTGTGGAATCACCAGCTAAGGCAAAAAGTATCGGTAAGTTTTTAGGCAAAAAATACACAGTCAAGGCCTCAATGGGGCACGTTCGTGACTTGCCGAAAAGCCAGTTCGGAGTGGATGTAGAGGCCGGTTTTATGCCTAAGTATATTACCATCAGAGGAAAAGGCGATACTATAAAGGAACTGCGTTCAGCAGTAAAAAAAGCAGATACTGTGCTGCTTGCTTCCGACCCTGATCGTGAAGGGGAAGCTATAGCTTGGCACCTGCAGAAACTATTAAAAATTGAGGATAACCAGCCTTGCCGGATAGAATTTAACGAAATAACTAAGCAGGCAATCCAAAATGCGGTAACACACCCGCGTAAGATTGATTACAACAGAGTAAATGCCCAGCAGGCCCGGCGTATTTTGGACCGTCTGGTTGGGTATAATTTAAGTCCTTTACTTTGGCGGAAGGTAAGAAAAGGTTTAAGCGCAGGTCGTGTGCAATCAGTTGCTGTACGCTTGATCTGTGAGAGGGAGGAAGAAATTGATTCCTTTGAGCAGGTGGAATATTGGACTTTAACCGGTAAATTTCTCAAGGCTAAAGCCGGGTTTGAGGGAAAACTGCTTAAATACCGCGGCGAAAAATTAGAAGTGTCTGATGAAGAGTCGATGCAGAAGATTCTACAGGCATTAGAAGGATCCTCCTATGTGATAGAAAAGGTTAGCCGTCGTGAGAGAAGTCGTCGTCCTGCCGCTCCCTTTACCACCAGCAGTATGCAACAGGAGGCTTACCGTAAACTAAATTTTACAGCCCGCAAAACGATGGTGGTGGCTCAGCAGCTCTATGAGGGCCTGGATTTAGGCAAGGAAGGTTCCACCGGTCTGGTTACATATATTAGAACTGATTCAACCAGGGTTTCTGGTACGGCTAAAGAGGAAGCCAAAGAATATATTGATAAACAATTTGGCCAAGCTTATACCGGTGAACAAGATGGGGAAATCAAAGGGCAGAAGGAAAGGAAAATACAGGACGCTCATGAGGCAATACGTCCTACTTCAGTATTCAGAGAACCTGACCAGGTAAAAAAATTTTTAACGCCAGAGCAATATAAACTATATCGCCTAATCTGGTCGCGTTTTGTTGCCAGTCAAATGAGTCCCGCAATCATTGATACAACAAGTGTAGATATAGCTGCAGGTGAGTATACTTTCAGATCTGCCGGTTCCATTGTTAAATTTTCCGGCTTTATGAAGGTGTATACTGAAGGCAATGATGACGGTCAGAAAGAGGAGATTAAAACATTGCCGGAGCTGGCTGAAGGTGAAAAACTTGAATTAACGGAGTTATTACCCAAACAGCACTTCACACAGCCGCCTCCTCGTTATACTGATGCGTCTCTAATTAAATTACTGGAGGAGAACGGTATCGGTAGGCCCAGTACTTATGCTCCAATCGTTGAGACCATTCAGAAACGCGGTTATGTTAGCAGAGAAAATAAGCAATTCTTCCCAACCGAGTTAGGTTTTGTTGTTGTGGAAATGTTAAAAGAGCATTTTCCTGAGATTATTGATGTAGAGTTTACTGCTGATATGGAAAAAAAGTTAGACCACATAGAAGAGGGAGATACTGACTGGATTAAAATACTGGAGGAATTTTATGGGCCTTTTCATGAGACGATGGAGAAGGCTGAGGAAGCTATAGGAAAGATAGAACTTCAGGATGAAGTTACAGAAGAAATCTGCGAACTGTGCGGTAGAAACATGGTAATTAAGTTCGGTCGGTTTGGAAAATTCCTGGCCTGTCCAGGTTTTCCTGATTGCCGTAATACCAAACCTTTACTGGAACCCACGGGTGTGACCTGTCCCCTGTGCTCCGGGGAGGTAGTGCTGCGCCGAACTAAGAAGGGAAGAAAATTCTATGGCTGCAGCAGGTATCCGGAGTGTGATTTTGTGACCTGGGATTTGCCCACCAATGAGAAATGTCCCTCTTGCAACAGTATGATGGTGAAGAAAAGCTCTAAAAATAAGCAAATGCTCAGCTGTGTGAATCAGGAATGCAAGTTGAAAATTGAGATGAGCGAAGATAAAAAATAA
- the trmFO gene encoding FADH(2)-oxidizing methylenetetrahydrofolate--tRNA-(uracil(54)-C(5))-methyltransferase TrmFO → MTGSNITVIGAGLAGAEAAWQAAKRGVTVDLYEMRPEKNTPAHHTGAFAELVCSNSLRAASIENAVGLLKEEMRRMNSLIMKCADSHSVPAGGALAVDRHNFARAVTEVLENHPMVTVIREEVKEIPGDGIIVLATGPLTSDHMAESIKALTGQEYLYFYDAVAPIVSLDSVDQSRVFRSSRYDKGEADYINCPMTEQEYEAFWLELASAERAPRKEFEKEINFEGCMPVEVLAKRGRETLLFGTMKPVGLTDPRTGKRPYAVVQLRQDNAEGTLYNLVGFQTHLKWDEQRRVFSMIPGLEQADFVRMGVMHRNTYINSPALLLPTLECKIRPQLFFAGQMTGVEGYVESAAAGLLAGINASRLACEKAPLVFPAETAHGSLFNYITAAGKGNFQPMNVTFGLIPPLQERVRDKKTRNRMLAERALSALDAWQESIVDF, encoded by the coding sequence TTGACGGGAAGTAATATAACAGTGATTGGAGCGGGTTTAGCAGGTGCAGAGGCGGCCTGGCAGGCAGCTAAACGCGGTGTGACAGTTGATCTTTATGAGATGAGACCGGAGAAAAACACTCCGGCACACCATACGGGGGCGTTTGCTGAACTTGTTTGCAGTAACTCTTTGAGGGCTGCCAGCATAGAAAATGCTGTCGGCCTTTTAAAGGAAGAAATGAGACGCATGAATTCCTTAATCATGAAGTGTGCCGATAGTCATAGTGTCCCCGCCGGGGGCGCCCTGGCAGTAGATCGCCATAACTTTGCCCGCGCGGTAACGGAGGTATTGGAGAATCACCCGATGGTAACAGTTATACGGGAGGAAGTTAAAGAAATACCTGGAGATGGAATTATTGTTCTGGCTACCGGGCCCTTGACTTCTGATCATATGGCTGAAAGTATAAAGGCCTTAACCGGCCAGGAATATTTGTATTTTTATGACGCGGTTGCGCCTATTGTAAGTTTGGATTCGGTAGACCAGTCCAGGGTTTTTCGTTCTTCTCGTTATGATAAAGGTGAAGCTGACTATATAAACTGTCCTATGACCGAGCAAGAGTACGAGGCTTTTTGGTTAGAGCTGGCATCTGCTGAAAGGGCGCCACGAAAAGAATTTGAAAAGGAGATTAACTTTGAGGGCTGTATGCCGGTGGAGGTGCTGGCTAAAAGAGGGCGGGAGACGCTTCTTTTTGGGACTATGAAACCTGTAGGCCTGACAGACCCGCGTACCGGAAAAAGGCCTTATGCGGTAGTTCAATTAAGGCAGGACAATGCTGAAGGAACTCTATACAACCTCGTGGGTTTTCAAACACATCTCAAGTGGGATGAGCAGCGTCGTGTATTCAGTATGATTCCGGGCTTGGAGCAGGCTGACTTTGTTCGTATGGGAGTAATGCATCGCAATACCTACATTAATTCTCCAGCTTTGCTTCTTCCGACACTTGAATGTAAAATACGTCCCCAACTCTTTTTTGCCGGACAAATGACAGGTGTAGAAGGTTATGTTGAATCCGCGGCGGCGGGGCTTCTGGCAGGTATAAACGCAAGCCGTTTAGCTTGCGAAAAAGCACCTCTGGTATTTCCAGCAGAGACAGCCCATGGCTCTCTTTTTAATTACATAACTGCGGCTGGGAAAGGTAATTTCCAACCTATGAATGTTACTTTTGGTTTAATCCCACCTTTGCAAGAAAGGGTTAGGGACAAGAAAACCAGGAACAGAATGCTGGCAGAGCGGGCTTTATCGGCGTTGGATGCCTGGCAGGAGAGTATAGTGGATTTTTGA
- the xerC gene encoding tyrosine recombinase XerC → MYSLLDNFIIYLQLQKNASPKTVESYQKDLFDGIDFFSAALNKKDNELLPMDVSHNLMRRYLAQMQQKGLARSTVARRLASWRSFYKYLCREDYLQQNHLAGVATPKGNGKLPLFLETEQLKLLLEAPDSTTSLGQRDAALLEILYAAGLRVSEAVNLDLSALDFDSRMLKAYGKGSKERMIPFGTYAAAALKLYIKDGRHKLSKISQSEQAVFLNNSGTRLSDRGIRKIIDKYIEKTGLKSAISPHTLRHTFATHLLDNGADLRSVQELLGHVRLSTTQIYTHVSVEKLKGVHKKYHPRS, encoded by the coding sequence ATGTACAGCTTATTAGATAATTTTATCATATATCTGCAGTTGCAGAAAAATGCTTCCCCGAAAACAGTAGAAAGTTATCAGAAGGACTTATTTGACGGGATAGATTTTTTTAGTGCCGCTTTAAATAAGAAAGACAATGAATTGCTGCCAATGGATGTTAGCCACAACCTGATGCGAAGATATCTGGCCCAAATGCAGCAAAAGGGTTTGGCCCGCAGCACTGTGGCCCGCAGGTTAGCCTCCTGGCGTTCCTTTTATAAATATTTATGCAGAGAAGACTATCTTCAGCAAAACCATCTGGCCGGCGTAGCAACTCCGAAAGGAAACGGTAAATTGCCGCTTTTTCTGGAAACAGAACAGCTCAAACTTCTTTTGGAGGCGCCGGACAGTACAACTTCGCTGGGTCAGCGTGATGCGGCACTTTTGGAAATTCTTTATGCCGCCGGCCTCAGGGTATCGGAAGCAGTGAATCTGGATTTAAGTGCTTTAGACTTTGACAGCCGTATGCTCAAGGCTTACGGCAAGGGTTCTAAGGAACGCATGATACCCTTTGGGACTTATGCCGCGGCAGCTTTAAAGTTATATATCAAAGACGGCAGGCATAAGTTGTCGAAAATTTCTCAATCTGAACAGGCAGTGTTTCTCAATAATTCAGGAACTCGTTTATCTGACCGGGGCATACGCAAAATTATAGATAAATATATTGAAAAGACGGGTTTGAAATCAGCTATCAGTCCCCACACCTTAAGGCATACTTTTGCTACACATCTCCTGGACAACGGGGCTGATTTGCGCTCGGTACAGGAGCTTTTGGGCCATGTTCGTCTTTCCACTACACAGATTTATACTCATGTATCAGTGGAAAAGCTTAAAGGTGTTCACAAAAAATATCATCCAAGATCATAA
- the hslV gene encoding ATP-dependent protease subunit HslV has protein sequence MFHATTIVAVQKDGKTAIAGDGQVTFGDRTVIKHKARKIRRLYNHKILAGFAGSVADAFTLFEKFEAKLEEYNGNLQRAAVELAKEWRMDKILRRLEALLIVADKETMLVLSGGGEVIEPDDGVIAVGSGGPYALAAARVLAKHTQLEPKEIVREALAVAADICVYTNNNIIVEEI, from the coding sequence TTGTTTCACGCCACAACCATAGTAGCTGTACAAAAAGATGGGAAAACAGCTATAGCCGGGGACGGTCAGGTTACTTTTGGTGATAGGACCGTAATTAAACACAAAGCCCGTAAAATACGCCGTTTGTATAACCATAAGATATTGGCGGGTTTTGCCGGTTCGGTAGCGGATGCTTTTACTTTGTTTGAGAAATTTGAGGCAAAGCTTGAAGAATATAACGGCAATTTACAAAGAGCTGCGGTAGAGTTAGCCAAGGAATGGCGTATGGATAAAATTTTAAGGCGTTTAGAAGCCTTGCTGATTGTAGCTGACAAAGAGACCATGTTGGTACTGTCAGGGGGAGGCGAAGTAATAGAACCTGATGACGGGGTAATAGCAGTGGGCTCCGGTGGCCCTTATGCTCTGGCTGCAGCCAGGGTTCTGGCCAAGCATACCCAATTGGAGCCAAAAGAAATCGTACGTGAAGCACTGGCTGTGGCAGCAGATATTTGTGTCTATACTAACAACAACATCATTGTAGAAGAGATATAG
- the hslU gene encoding ATP-dependent protease ATPase subunit HslU, giving the protein MQDLTPRQTVAELDKYIVGQNKAKKSVSIALRNRYRRSKLSEDMRDEILPKNILMIGPTGVGKTEIARRLSRLVQAPFIKIEATKFTEVGYVGRDVESMIRDLLEISIRMVRREKMSLVEERAQKIAEERIVELLAPMPAQEKQPRNPLEMLFGGNTQNEEESKSQQQYKKRIGFERETLREKLSRGELEQEFVNIEVEDNGSPMLEVFSGSGMEEIGINVQDVLGGFFPKKKKKRRVTVAEARKILTQQEAQNLIDMDEVTSQAIKRAEEQGIIFLDEIDKIAGKDSSGGPDVSRGGVQRDILPIVEGSTVMTKYGPVKTDYMLFIAAGAFHISKPSDLLPELQGRFPIRVELESLSEADFLQILTEPRNALIKQYTELLATEGVKIKFSQNSLVEIAKIAYTVNMQTENIGARRLHTILEKLLEDYSFEAPEISGQSIEIDEDYVRYKLKDVLLNEDLSRYIL; this is encoded by the coding sequence ATGCAGGATCTTACTCCTCGTCAAACTGTGGCTGAACTGGATAAATATATAGTAGGACAAAATAAGGCCAAAAAGTCAGTGTCTATAGCGCTGCGCAATCGTTACCGTCGCAGCAAGCTGTCTGAAGATATGCGGGATGAAATACTGCCCAAAAATATTCTTATGATTGGGCCGACAGGTGTAGGTAAAACTGAAATAGCCCGACGTCTCTCCAGGTTGGTGCAGGCCCCATTTATTAAGATTGAGGCTACCAAATTCACTGAAGTTGGTTATGTGGGAAGAGATGTTGAGTCGATGATTCGTGATTTGCTGGAGATATCAATCCGTATGGTACGCCGCGAGAAAATGAGTTTAGTAGAAGAACGGGCTCAAAAGATAGCTGAAGAAAGAATTGTGGAACTTTTGGCACCAATGCCGGCTCAGGAGAAACAGCCTCGTAATCCGTTGGAGATGCTTTTTGGCGGGAATACACAAAATGAGGAAGAAAGCAAATCGCAGCAGCAATATAAAAAGCGCATTGGTTTTGAAAGAGAGACCTTGCGGGAAAAGTTAAGCCGCGGTGAACTTGAGCAGGAATTTGTGAATATTGAGGTCGAGGATAACGGTTCTCCTATGTTGGAGGTATTTTCCGGCAGTGGTATGGAGGAAATCGGGATTAATGTTCAGGATGTGTTAGGTGGATTTTTTCCCAAGAAAAAAAAGAAGCGAAGGGTTACTGTAGCTGAGGCCAGAAAAATTTTAACTCAACAGGAAGCGCAAAATTTAATCGATATGGATGAAGTAACTTCTCAAGCTATCAAACGAGCCGAGGAGCAGGGCATTATCTTTTTAGATGAAATTGATAAAATTGCCGGCAAGGATAGCTCAGGTGGTCCGGATGTTTCCAGGGGTGGTGTCCAGAGGGATATACTTCCAATAGTTGAAGGATCCACAGTGATGACAAAATACGGTCCGGTTAAAACAGACTATATGCTTTTTATTGCAGCCGGAGCCTTTCATATCAGCAAACCATCGGATTTGCTGCCGGAATTGCAGGGACGCTTTCCTATCAGGGTTGAGTTGGAGAGTCTATCGGAAGCTGATTTTTTACAGATTCTTACGGAACCTAGAAATGCTTTAATTAAACAATATACCGAGCTTTTAGCTACAGAAGGTGTCAAGATAAAATTTTCACAAAATTCACTTGTCGAAATTGCAAAAATCGCTTATACTGTTAATATGCAAACTGAAAATATCGGTGCACGTCGTCTTCACACGATATTAGAGAAGCTTTTGGAAGACTACTCCTTTGAGGCACCTGAGATAAGTGGTCAGAGCATAGAGATAGATGAAGATTATGTGCGGTATAAATTAAAAGATGTTCTGCTCAATGAGGACTTGAGTCGCTACATTTTGTAA
- the codY gene encoding GTP-sensing pleiotropic transcriptional regulator CodY, which yields MRALLEKTRSINRLLQKSAGYPVDFKEIAASLSDNLGCSVYIIDRRGKPLGHSYLQGFTCEIMVDIVEAKESFPTEYNDNLLQLTETHSNFCQTANACVFDYECRCKFNNKVSTVVPIVGAGSRLGTLVLAKINENFNDEDLVLAEYGATVVGMEILRARADRMEEEARKRAAVQVALGTLSYSELDAVQHIFEQLGGEEGLLVASKIADRVGITRSVIVNALRKFESAGVIESRSLGMKGTYIRVLNDRLLDELARLKQQ from the coding sequence ATGCGAGCACTGCTTGAAAAAACTAGATCAATCAACAGACTACTTCAAAAATCAGCCGGATACCCTGTAGATTTTAAGGAAATTGCAGCGTCTCTCAGTGATAATTTAGGTTGCAGCGTTTATATTATCGATCGCAGAGGAAAACCGCTTGGACACTCTTACTTGCAAGGTTTTACTTGTGAAATCATGGTAGATATAGTGGAAGCCAAGGAAAGTTTTCCAACCGAATACAACGATAATTTGTTGCAGCTTACAGAAACACACTCTAATTTCTGCCAAACAGCCAATGCTTGTGTATTTGATTATGAATGTAGGTGCAAATTTAATAATAAGGTATCTACCGTTGTTCCCATAGTTGGTGCAGGATCACGTTTAGGCACACTGGTACTGGCTAAAATTAACGAGAATTTTAATGATGAGGATCTTGTTTTAGCTGAATATGGTGCTACGGTCGTTGGTATGGAGATATTGAGGGCACGGGCAGACAGAATGGAAGAAGAAGCTCGTAAGAGAGCTGCCGTGCAGGTAGCGTTAGGGACTCTGTCTTATTCTGAATTAGATGCTGTCCAGCATATTTTTGAACAGCTGGGCGGTGAAGAAGGCCTTTTGGTGGCTAGTAAAATTGCAGATAGAGTGGGTATTACGAGGTCTGTAATAGTAAATGCGCTTCGAAAATTTGAGAGCGCAGGCGTTATAGAGTCACGTTCTCTTGGTATGAAGGGGACTTATATCAGGGTACTAAATGATCGATTGCTTGATGAATTGGCAAGATTAAAACAACAGTAG